The proteins below come from a single Corynebacterium cystitidis genomic window:
- a CDS encoding monovalent cation/H+ antiporter subunit D family protein, translating to MDTTTAASLLPLFVAVPLITSAVAALAKSKLVHDFLGLLIPAVNLAGGIWLYWYTSTHGTIAHVIGLYQGGAGISFAADEFSAIMIIFTMLIALVSNWFAAVAGETQERFYTALTLVLITGVSGALLTADLFNFFVMIEVMLLPSYGLIAMTGTRDRLASARTFVLVNLAASTLLVLGVGYIYGVTGAVNIASLAGAAAGGGQVTVAVGIIMIAIAAKAGVFPLHTWLPRTYPSTSAAVMGLFSGLHTKVAVYMLFRIYVVIFDLESRWEWLIIVIMVISMLIGAFAGLAENSIRRVLSYQMVNGMPFILIMLAFVADNPRYALAGGLMYTLHHMVTVGSLVLNSGAIEETYGTGTINKLAGLMRRDPMTSAIFAAGAFSVVGFPPFSGLWGKLTIVFAAAQPGDARSWVVITAIIVASFGALLAMMRVWREVFWGKPMQRFPADLRVRTSLWLPSAALMVVSLVMFCGAGFLWQSVLTSVDGLLDVDSYVQAVLGDDAIGIPDVAELQGGN from the coding sequence GTGGATACAACAACTGCAGCATCCCTGCTACCACTCTTTGTGGCTGTGCCCCTGATTACCTCCGCTGTCGCAGCCCTGGCGAAATCCAAGCTCGTCCATGACTTTTTGGGGCTGTTGATCCCGGCGGTGAATCTGGCCGGCGGTATCTGGCTCTATTGGTATACCTCCACCCACGGCACGATCGCGCACGTGATCGGCTTGTACCAGGGCGGGGCCGGTATTTCATTTGCGGCCGACGAGTTCTCAGCCATCATGATCATCTTCACCATGCTCATCGCACTGGTGTCCAACTGGTTCGCAGCTGTGGCCGGCGAAACGCAGGAGAGGTTCTACACGGCACTCACCCTCGTGCTCATCACCGGTGTTTCCGGTGCGCTGCTCACCGCCGACCTGTTCAACTTCTTCGTGATGATCGAGGTCATGCTCCTCCCGTCCTACGGCCTTATTGCTATGACGGGTACGCGCGACAGGCTGGCGTCGGCACGCACTTTCGTGCTGGTCAACCTAGCTGCCTCCACCCTGCTGGTGCTAGGCGTGGGCTATATCTACGGCGTGACCGGCGCAGTGAATATCGCTTCGCTGGCGGGCGCCGCGGCGGGTGGCGGACAGGTGACGGTAGCGGTGGGCATCATCATGATCGCCATCGCCGCCAAGGCCGGCGTGTTTCCGCTGCACACCTGGCTGCCGCGCACGTACCCCTCCACTTCTGCCGCGGTGATGGGCCTGTTTTCCGGCCTGCACACCAAGGTGGCGGTGTACATGCTCTTCCGCATTTACGTAGTCATCTTCGACTTGGAGAGCCGCTGGGAATGGCTGATCATCGTGATCATGGTGATCTCCATGCTCATCGGCGCGTTCGCCGGGCTTGCGGAAAATTCCATCCGCCGGGTCCTGTCCTACCAGATGGTCAACGGCATGCCTTTCATCTTGATCATGCTGGCCTTTGTTGCCGACAACCCGCGCTACGCACTGGCCGGTGGCCTGATGTACACCCTGCACCACATGGTCACGGTCGGCTCACTGGTGCTCAACTCGGGCGCTATCGAAGAAACGTACGGCACCGGCACCATCAACAAACTGGCAGGTCTGATGCGCCGCGACCCGATGACATCCGCGATTTTCGCCGCGGGCGCATTTTCTGTGGTGGGCTTCCCCCCATTTTCCGGCCTGTGGGGCAAGCTCACTATCGTGTTCGCTGCCGCCCAACCAGGCGATGCGCGTAGCTGGGTAGTGATCACCGCGATCATCGTGGCGTCTTTCGGTGCCCTGCTGGCAATGATGCGTGTGTGGCGCGAAGTGTTCTGGGGCAAGCCCATGCAGCGCTTCCCTGCAGACCTGCGCGTGCGCACTTCGCTGTGGTTGCCGTCTGCGGCACTCATGGTGGTATCTCTGGTGATGTTCTGCGGCGCGGGCTTCCTTTGGCAGTCCGTGTTAACCAGTGTTGACGGGCTGTTAGACGTAGACTCCTACGTGCAGGCAGTGCTTGGCGACGACGCCATCGGCATCCCCGACGTGGCCGAACTACAGGGAGGTAACTGA
- a CDS encoding monovalent cation/H+ antiporter subunit E, whose product MHVISYIFWLIKEIFVAGFGAAWKGLKPTNELNPVVIYYPLRVTGEWEIFWFASSVTATPTTLSLGLREPVNEGEPRILIVQSAFGSDPVSDIESFADMEERLAPGVKDIPFDATKVYYEYPAEDITASGKEV is encoded by the coding sequence ATGCACGTTATTAGCTACATTTTCTGGTTAATCAAAGAAATCTTCGTGGCCGGTTTTGGTGCCGCTTGGAAGGGTTTGAAGCCCACCAATGAGCTTAACCCCGTGGTGATCTACTACCCTTTGCGAGTCACCGGGGAGTGGGAGATCTTCTGGTTTGCCAGCTCAGTTACGGCAACGCCAACCACACTCTCACTCGGTTTGCGTGAACCCGTCAACGAGGGAGAGCCGCGGATTCTCATTGTGCAGTCCGCGTTCGGCTCTGACCCTGTTTCTGACATTGAGTCGTTCGCTGACATGGAGGAGCGCTTGGCGCCCGGCGTGAAAGACATCCCGTTTGACGCCACCAAGGTGTACTACGAGTACCCGGCTGAAGATATCACTGCTTCGGGCAAGGAGGTTTAG
- a CDS encoding cation:proton antiporter, whose amino-acid sequence MFTSIFTAIVTVCIGIMAGCLVAGLYLLVRTKDNFTKAILSDLVFYSMIAIFLSWTLFNDSLITYDVALLAAVVGGVLPTMSMARIISKGRR is encoded by the coding sequence ATGTTTACCAGTATATTCACCGCAATCGTGACCGTGTGCATTGGGATTATGGCTGGCTGCCTTGTCGCCGGGCTGTACCTGCTGGTGCGCACCAAAGACAACTTCACTAAGGCAATTCTTTCGGACCTGGTGTTCTACTCGATGATTGCGATTTTCCTGTCGTGGACATTGTTCAACGACTCACTTATCACCTACGATGTTGCCCTGCTGGCTGCGGTCGTGGGTGGCGTGCTGCCAACAATGTCGATGGCGCGCATCATCTCGAAGGGACGGCGCTAA
- a CDS encoding Na+/H+ antiporter subunit G, whose amino-acid sequence MTIAEIIASILVIIATLMAVSTTILQFRAPDALTRVNLMGPLTSVGIPLLIVAKLVIDWSTVGFEWHLFIRAVIAIAAMWFVAAVGSFIMGRAMYGVTIVDTKAGIREDH is encoded by the coding sequence ATGACGATCGCAGAAATTATCGCTTCCATCCTGGTGATCATCGCGACACTAATGGCTGTGTCCACCACAATCCTGCAGTTCCGCGCACCTGACGCACTAACACGCGTCAACCTGATGGGACCACTGACTAGTGTGGGCATCCCCCTGCTGATCGTGGCGAAGCTTGTGATTGATTGGTCCACCGTCGGATTCGAGTGGCACCTGTTCATCCGTGCTGTTATCGCAATTGCCGCGATGTGGTTTGTGGCTGCGGTGGGATCGTTCATCATGGGACGCGCCATGTACGGTGTGACCATCGTGGACACCAAGGCTGGCATCCGCGAGGACCACTAG
- a CDS encoding catalase → MTNNPSDQSATQDIVNRGERPAGNTTTTRLNGAPVPSENISVTAGAQGPNVLDDIHLIEKLAHFNRENVPERIPHAKGHGAFGELHITEDVSQYTKAKVFQKGTVTPMVGRFSTVAGEAGSPDTWRDVHGFALRFYTEEGNLDIVGNNTPTFFLRDAMKFPDFIHSQKRNPASGLRDDEMQWDFWTRTPESAHQVTYLLGDRGTPKSTRHQNGYGSHTFQWINEAGEPFWVKYHFLSQQGVENFTDEEATEKAGTDPDLHRQDLYDAIERGDFPKWDVYVQVMPFDEAENYRWNPFDLTKTWSKKDYPRIKVGYFELNRNPKNYHAQIEQLALDPSNIVPGVGLSPDRMLQGRVFAYADQQRYRIGPNYRDLPVNRPINEVNTYLERGSMAYFFSHEGEPNYSPNRTDKGAGYLDNGEDSSSNHTTYGQAEDLYVNSDPHGSDMTRAAYVKHKDDDDFMQAGILYREVYDDGEKERLVHNITNKMLSIKNKDVEERVYEYWGKVDENLGQRVRDSLAQKRAAQQ, encoded by the coding sequence ATGACTAACAACCCATCTGATCAGTCAGCAACACAAGACATCGTCAATCGCGGCGAACGCCCAGCAGGTAACACCACTACCACTCGCCTTAACGGCGCGCCTGTTCCGTCCGAGAACATTTCCGTTACCGCAGGTGCACAGGGCCCTAATGTGCTCGACGATATTCACCTGATTGAGAAGCTCGCACACTTCAACCGCGAGAACGTTCCAGAACGCATCCCGCACGCGAAAGGCCACGGCGCGTTTGGTGAATTGCATATCACCGAAGATGTTTCCCAATACACCAAGGCGAAGGTCTTCCAGAAGGGCACAGTAACCCCCATGGTTGGCCGTTTCTCCACCGTTGCTGGTGAGGCTGGCTCGCCTGATACCTGGCGCGACGTTCACGGTTTCGCCCTGCGCTTCTACACCGAAGAAGGCAACTTGGACATCGTGGGCAACAACACCCCAACCTTCTTCCTGCGCGATGCGATGAAGTTCCCAGACTTCATCCACTCGCAGAAGCGCAACCCAGCCTCTGGCCTGCGTGATGACGAGATGCAGTGGGACTTCTGGACCCGTACCCCTGAGTCCGCCCACCAGGTGACCTACCTGTTGGGTGATCGTGGTACTCCGAAGTCCACCCGCCACCAAAACGGCTACGGCTCCCACACTTTCCAGTGGATTAATGAGGCTGGTGAACCATTCTGGGTTAAGTACCACTTCCTGTCCCAGCAGGGCGTAGAAAACTTCACCGATGAGGAAGCAACCGAGAAGGCAGGCACTGACCCCGACCTGCACCGTCAAGACCTCTACGACGCTATTGAGCGCGGCGACTTCCCGAAGTGGGACGTCTACGTACAGGTCATGCCTTTCGACGAGGCAGAGAACTACCGCTGGAACCCATTCGATCTGACCAAGACCTGGTCGAAGAAGGACTACCCACGGATCAAGGTCGGTTACTTCGAGTTGAACCGCAACCCGAAGAACTACCACGCCCAGATTGAGCAGCTGGCTCTGGACCCATCCAACATCGTTCCAGGTGTTGGCCTGTCCCCAGACCGCATGCTGCAGGGCCGGGTCTTTGCGTACGCTGACCAGCAGCGTTACCGCATTGGGCCGAACTACCGCGACCTGCCGGTTAACCGTCCGATCAATGAGGTGAACACCTACTTGGAGCGTGGCAGCATGGCTTACTTCTTCAGCCATGAGGGTGAGCCAAACTACAGCCCGAACCGCACCGACAAAGGTGCCGGCTACCTGGACAACGGTGAGGATTCTTCCTCTAACCACACCACTTACGGCCAGGCAGAGGACCTGTATGTGAACTCGGATCCTCACGGCAGCGACATGACCCGCGCGGCCTATGTCAAGCACAAGGATGACGATGACTTCATGCAGGCAGGCATCCTCTACCGTGAGGTGTACGACGACGGTGAGAAAGAACGCCTAGTTCACAACATCACCAACAAGATGTTGTCCATCAAGAACAAGGACGTCGAAGAGCGCGTGTACGAGTACTGGGGCAAGGTAGACGAGAACCTTGGCCAGCGTGTGCGCGACTCCCTCGCACAGAAGCGCGCAGCTCAGCAGTAG
- a CDS encoding RNA polymerase sigma factor: MSRSNDDYVTSLALKAGRGDKTALSQFIEETHDDVWRLLAHLAGREHADDLTQETYLRVLGALPSFAARSSARTWLLSLARRVWVDSVRHDMARPRKSATEYDDVAATTPTTDNPNMWSDMIDLRTMIDELPVERREALILTQVLGYTYEEAAGIAGVRVGTIRSRVARARRDLIATMEGDSRNAKNGA; the protein is encoded by the coding sequence GTGAGCAGGAGCAACGACGACTACGTCACCTCCCTGGCCCTAAAGGCTGGCCGAGGTGACAAGACTGCGTTGTCCCAGTTCATCGAGGAAACCCACGACGACGTCTGGCGCCTCCTTGCACACCTCGCTGGCCGCGAACACGCCGATGACCTCACCCAAGAAACTTATCTCCGCGTCCTGGGCGCACTACCCAGCTTCGCAGCCCGATCGTCGGCACGCACCTGGCTGTTATCCCTGGCCAGACGGGTATGGGTGGACAGCGTGCGCCACGATATGGCACGGCCCCGCAAGTCCGCCACCGAGTACGATGACGTGGCCGCCACCACACCCACCACGGATAATCCGAACATGTGGAGCGACATGATTGACCTGCGCACCATGATTGATGAGCTGCCAGTGGAACGTCGTGAAGCGCTCATCTTAACCCAAGTGCTCGGCTACACCTATGAAGAAGCTGCAGGGATCGCCGGGGTGCGTGTGGGCACGATTCGTTCGCGGGTGGCCCGGGCCCGGCGCGACCTGATTGCCACGATGGAGGGTGACTCGCGCAACGCAAAGAACGGCGCTTGA
- a CDS encoding YkvI family membrane protein: protein MLKQVVKIGLAFVGIIIGAGFASGQETMQYFVAFGAWGIVGAIVSSLIMIIAGVSLMQLGSYYQAKEHMSALANVSSRAVTLLLDVSTTVTLFAVGFIMFAGAGSNLNQQFGWPLWAGAALMLALVLVVGLLDVDRVTYVIGFITPFIFVFILIATGWAIANASPDITALNVASQEVSTTLPNWWVAALNYTGFNVITATSMAIVIGGSFLDTKVAGWGGLFGGLIYLALLLLLAVSLFFEVELVNGDDLPALTLINQINPALGVAMAVVIYGMIFNTAISMFYALGKRLTKGRPKRFYPVFVVACLVGFILSFVGFKELIGFIYPLLGYLGLFLIAVVTVAWLRGRSRLSTEQRLRIQALDLTRRKLDSTLRFSSLQQRELAELAASSHLPDDAFLDAVQQEVERELRARRRTIVEDPR from the coding sequence ATGTTGAAGCAAGTGGTCAAAATTGGGTTGGCTTTTGTCGGCATCATCATCGGTGCAGGCTTCGCCTCTGGCCAGGAAACGATGCAGTACTTCGTGGCGTTCGGCGCGTGGGGAATTGTCGGCGCGATAGTCTCGTCGCTCATCATGATCATTGCTGGTGTTTCTCTCATGCAGCTTGGCAGTTACTACCAAGCGAAAGAGCATATGAGCGCGCTAGCTAATGTTTCCAGCCGTGCTGTCACTCTCCTTTTGGATGTTTCCACCACAGTTACTCTGTTCGCGGTCGGCTTCATCATGTTCGCGGGTGCAGGCTCCAACCTGAACCAGCAGTTCGGCTGGCCGTTGTGGGCGGGCGCCGCACTCATGTTGGCCTTGGTGTTAGTGGTAGGTCTTCTTGACGTGGACCGGGTGACTTATGTGATTGGGTTTATCACCCCGTTTATCTTCGTGTTTATCCTGATCGCTACCGGTTGGGCGATCGCCAATGCGAGCCCCGACATCACAGCCCTTAACGTTGCCAGCCAGGAGGTCTCCACCACGTTGCCCAACTGGTGGGTCGCGGCGTTGAACTACACCGGTTTCAACGTGATCACGGCGACTTCGATGGCGATTGTGATTGGCGGTAGTTTCCTCGACACGAAGGTGGCTGGGTGGGGCGGCCTCTTCGGTGGCCTGATCTATTTGGCCTTGCTCTTACTGCTTGCCGTCAGCCTCTTTTTCGAGGTTGAACTAGTCAACGGGGATGATCTGCCTGCGCTTACCCTGATTAACCAGATTAATCCGGCCCTCGGTGTTGCTATGGCCGTAGTGATTTACGGCATGATTTTCAACACTGCGATCTCCATGTTTTACGCCCTTGGCAAGCGCCTCACTAAAGGCCGCCCGAAGCGTTTCTACCCAGTGTTTGTGGTGGCGTGCCTGGTGGGTTTCATTTTGTCTTTCGTGGGCTTTAAGGAATTGATCGGGTTTATCTACCCGTTGTTGGGCTACCTTGGATTGTTCCTGATCGCGGTGGTCACAGTTGCGTGGCTGCGGGGCCGATCTCGCTTATCGACGGAGCAACGCCTCCGGATCCAAGCACTCGACCTCACACGCCGCAAGCTCGATTCCACTCTACGTTTCTCATCTCTTCAGCAGCGCGAGCTTGCAGAACTCGCCGCTTCATCACATCTGCCAGATGATGCTTTTCTCGACGCAGTCCAACAGGAGGTGGAACGGGAGTTGCGTGCGCGACGTCGCACTATCGTGGAGGACCCCCGGTAA
- a CDS encoding aspartate-semialdehyde dehydrogenase encodes MTTIAVVGATGQVGQVMREILADRNFPADKVRFFASPRSAGKKLEFQGQEIEVEDLTQVTVDSVKDIDVALFSAGGSTSKEWVPVFAEAGVKVVDNSSAWRKDEDVPLVVSEVNPDTVKDLKKNIIANPNCTTMACMPVLSALHDKADLKVLRVSSYQAVSGSGLAGVETLENQIKAVGDNAEDLVYDGSSHDLGDLGPYVAPIAYNVLPVAGAFVDDGSYETDEEQKLRNESRRILRIPDLKVAGTCVRVPVMTGHTMVVHAEFANPITPEEAKEVLEAADGVTVTEVPTPLAAAGKDDSLVGRIRQDQTIDGNRGLVFVVSGDNLRKGAALNTVQIAELLV; translated from the coding sequence ATGACCACCATCGCAGTTGTAGGTGCCACCGGCCAGGTTGGCCAGGTGATGCGCGAGATCCTTGCTGATCGTAACTTCCCCGCAGACAAGGTGCGCTTCTTCGCGTCTCCTCGCTCTGCAGGCAAGAAGCTGGAGTTTCAAGGCCAAGAGATCGAGGTCGAGGACCTGACCCAGGTGACCGTTGATTCGGTCAAGGACATTGACGTTGCGCTGTTCTCGGCTGGTGGCTCCACGTCCAAGGAGTGGGTGCCGGTGTTCGCGGAGGCGGGCGTGAAGGTTGTAGACAACTCGTCGGCATGGCGCAAGGACGAGGACGTTCCTCTGGTCGTGTCTGAGGTGAACCCTGACACCGTTAAAGATCTGAAGAAGAACATCATTGCCAACCCGAACTGCACCACCATGGCGTGCATGCCGGTGTTGAGCGCATTGCACGACAAGGCTGACCTGAAGGTGCTGCGTGTTTCTTCTTACCAAGCCGTTTCTGGTTCTGGTCTGGCTGGCGTAGAGACTCTGGAGAACCAGATCAAGGCTGTAGGCGATAATGCGGAAGACTTGGTTTACGACGGTTCTTCCCATGATCTTGGCGATTTGGGCCCGTACGTCGCGCCGATCGCGTACAACGTTCTGCCTGTAGCCGGCGCTTTTGTCGACGATGGTAGCTACGAAACTGATGAGGAGCAGAAGCTGCGCAACGAGTCGCGCCGTATTCTTCGCATCCCAGACCTGAAGGTTGCTGGTACGTGCGTGCGTGTTCCTGTGATGACCGGCCACACCATGGTTGTGCACGCGGAATTCGCTAACCCGATCACCCCGGAGGAGGCGAAAGAGGTACTCGAGGCTGCCGATGGTGTGACTGTCACCGAGGTTCCTACTCCGCTGGCCGCCGCGGGCAAAGACGATTCCCTAGTGGGGCGGATCCGCCAAGATCAGACCATTGACGGTAACCGCGGCTTGGTCTTCGTTGTCTCCGGCGATAACCTGCGCAAGGGTGCAGCGCTGAACACCGTTCAGATCGCGGAGCTGCTGGTGTAA
- a CDS encoding aspartate kinase, which translates to MALVVQKYGGSSLESAERIRAVAERIVARKKQGDDVVVVCSAMGDTTDELLDLAAQVNPVPPAREMDMLLTAGERISNSLVAMAIASFGADVQSFTGSQAGVLTTERHGNARIVDVTPGRVQDALDAGKIAIVAGFQGVNRDTRDVTTLGRGGSDTTAVALAAALKADVCEIYSDVDGIYTADPRVVKDAQKIEQLCFEEMLELAAAGSKILVLRSVEYARAFNVPMRVRSSYSNDPGTLVTGSMEDIPVEEAVLTGVATDKSESKITILGIPDHPGEAAKVFRALADAEINIDMVIQNISSLDDNTTDITFTLPTGDGPRAVELLTKLQQDNGWQNVTYDDQIGKVSLVGAGMKSHPGVTAEFSEALRDAGINIEMFTTSEIRITAVVREADLDKATKAIHDKFELGGEEEAQVYAGTGR; encoded by the coding sequence GTGGCACTGGTCGTACAGAAGTACGGAGGCTCTTCCCTGGAGAGCGCTGAGCGCATTCGCGCCGTAGCCGAGCGGATCGTCGCACGAAAGAAACAGGGCGATGATGTTGTGGTGGTGTGCTCCGCAATGGGTGACACCACTGACGAACTGCTAGACCTGGCCGCCCAGGTCAACCCCGTGCCGCCGGCACGTGAGATGGACATGCTGCTCACTGCGGGCGAGCGCATCTCGAACTCGCTGGTGGCTATGGCGATCGCATCGTTCGGCGCCGATGTCCAGTCCTTCACCGGCTCCCAGGCTGGTGTGCTAACCACGGAGCGCCACGGCAACGCGCGCATCGTGGATGTGACTCCGGGGCGTGTACAGGACGCTCTCGATGCCGGCAAGATTGCCATCGTCGCAGGCTTCCAGGGCGTTAACCGCGATACCCGCGACGTGACCACCCTGGGCCGAGGAGGCTCCGATACCACCGCAGTGGCGCTTGCAGCGGCGTTGAAGGCTGACGTGTGCGAGATCTACTCGGACGTCGACGGCATCTATACCGCAGACCCGCGCGTTGTCAAAGACGCGCAGAAGATTGAGCAGCTCTGTTTCGAAGAGATGCTGGAGCTGGCCGCCGCCGGTTCCAAGATTTTGGTCTTGCGCAGCGTGGAATACGCTCGCGCATTCAATGTTCCCATGCGAGTTCGCTCGTCTTATAGTAATGACCCCGGCACCCTAGTAACCGGATCGATGGAGGATATCCCCGTGGAAGAAGCAGTCCTGACCGGTGTAGCAACCGACAAGTCCGAATCAAAGATCACCATCCTGGGTATCCCAGACCACCCGGGCGAAGCAGCCAAGGTTTTCCGCGCGCTTGCCGACGCTGAGATCAACATCGACATGGTGATCCAGAACATCTCCTCCCTAGATGACAACACCACCGACATCACCTTCACCCTGCCCACCGGTGACGGCCCGCGCGCCGTGGAACTGCTGACCAAACTGCAGCAGGACAACGGCTGGCAAAACGTTACCTACGACGACCAGATCGGCAAGGTCTCCCTGGTCGGTGCAGGAATGAAGTCACACCCAGGTGTTACCGCAGAGTTCTCTGAAGCGCTGCGCGACGCGGGCATCAACATCGAGATGTTCACTACGTCTGAAATCCGGATCACTGCGGTTGTGCGCGAAGCTGACCTGGACAAGGCCACCAAAGCTATCCACGACAAGTTTGAGCTTGGTGGCGAGGAGGAAGCCCAAGTGTACGCGGGTACCGGGCGGTAG
- a CDS encoding DMT family transporter, producing MRSDVLAVFFALASAFTIAWGTVTRHRIVSAPRHKSVLARGLTNPLWWISIFSAFVAYLLQVVALGFGTLLVVQPILVLSLMFTLMLGAYISGGGMRRREALWSLILTAAVIVLLVVGRPVPGTSSANLETWWVAVAGGALVCAVALFVAYRRSPGTISVVLGAVCGIIFGYVAVLSKTVADLFASGGLSAVLTSWPLYGLVATAIAGTAAQQYAFASGPLEKSLPAMKVFEPVVALILGHAVLGEQFAVNAGAGIAVMIVALVAMFVATIVLASTQV from the coding sequence GTGCGAAGCGATGTTCTCGCGGTCTTTTTCGCCCTCGCCTCCGCGTTCACTATTGCCTGGGGCACGGTCACGCGCCACCGCATTGTGTCTGCGCCCCGCCACAAATCCGTTCTGGCGCGTGGCCTAACGAACCCCCTGTGGTGGATTTCTATCTTTTCGGCGTTTGTGGCTTACCTGCTCCAGGTGGTCGCGCTGGGCTTTGGCACATTACTTGTTGTGCAGCCCATCCTCGTTTTGTCCCTCATGTTCACGCTCATGCTGGGTGCGTACATCAGTGGTGGGGGCATGCGGCGTCGTGAAGCGCTCTGGTCTTTAATCCTGACAGCGGCAGTGATCGTGTTGTTGGTGGTGGGGCGGCCCGTACCGGGCACGTCTTCAGCCAACCTGGAAACCTGGTGGGTTGCGGTGGCCGGTGGCGCATTGGTCTGCGCTGTGGCTTTGTTTGTTGCTTATCGACGCTCGCCTGGCACCATTTCTGTTGTGTTAGGGGCGGTGTGCGGCATCATTTTCGGCTATGTTGCGGTGCTGTCGAAGACGGTGGCGGACCTTTTTGCTTCTGGTGGCTTGTCGGCTGTTCTTACCTCGTGGCCACTGTATGGCCTGGTAGCTACCGCTATTGCTGGCACGGCGGCGCAACAGTACGCTTTTGCTTCCGGGCCTTTAGAAAAGTCTCTGCCAGCCATGAAGGTTTTCGAACCTGTGGTGGCACTCATCCTGGGACACGCGGTGCTGGGGGAACAGTTTGCCGTTAACGCCGGTGCCGGAATCGCAGTCATGATTGTGGCACTGGTGGCCATGTTTGTGGCCACCATTGTGCTGGCCTCCACGCAAGTGTGA